From the genome of Geothrix sp. 21YS21S-4, one region includes:
- a CDS encoding NAD(P)H-dependent glycerol-3-phosphate dehydrogenase, with amino-acid sequence MSRADIGVFGSGAWGTALAITWARAGAKVALWGPFEEEMAQMAATRRHLRLKDVVFPDGLETSNDPAAAFEAPLWISAMPTQVTPEAWRGLRPQAPKTPELVIHVSKGILRGSHQTLSQALTGVLDVPVGALSGPTFADEVSRGVPSAITMALPPEVSDERARALQAQLACDRLRIYLSRDVVGTELCGALKNVLAIAAGLVDGLKLGYNPRAALITRGLAEMARLVEVLGGQPATVMGLAGMGDLLLTATGPQSRNRTFGELVGKGHTVEAARDALGGQVIEGMFTTEAALELAGEHGLDLPIAAEVQRLLNGEPPEEAVHRLMTRSLKSE; translated from the coding sequence ATGTCCAGGGCTGACATCGGCGTTTTCGGATCCGGTGCCTGGGGCACGGCCCTGGCCATCACCTGGGCCCGGGCGGGCGCCAAGGTGGCCCTGTGGGGGCCCTTCGAGGAGGAAATGGCGCAGATGGCCGCCACGCGGCGCCACCTGCGGCTGAAGGACGTGGTGTTTCCCGACGGGCTGGAGACCTCAAACGATCCCGCGGCGGCCTTCGAAGCGCCCCTGTGGATCTCGGCCATGCCCACCCAGGTGACGCCGGAGGCCTGGCGCGGGCTGCGCCCCCAGGCGCCGAAGACGCCCGAACTGGTGATCCACGTCAGCAAGGGCATCCTCCGCGGCAGCCACCAGACGCTCTCCCAGGCCCTGACCGGCGTCCTGGACGTGCCCGTGGGCGCCCTGTCGGGCCCCACCTTCGCGGACGAAGTGAGCCGGGGCGTCCCCTCGGCCATCACCATGGCGCTGCCGCCCGAGGTTTCGGACGAGCGGGCGCGGGCCCTGCAGGCGCAGCTGGCCTGCGACAGGCTCCGGATCTACCTCAGCCGCGACGTGGTGGGGACGGAGCTGTGCGGCGCCCTCAAGAACGTGCTCGCCATCGCGGCGGGACTGGTGGACGGGCTGAAGCTGGGCTACAACCCCCGGGCCGCCCTCATCACCCGCGGGCTGGCCGAGATGGCGCGGCTGGTGGAGGTTTTGGGAGGCCAGCCGGCCACCGTGATGGGCCTCGCCGGGATGGGCGACCTCCTGCTCACCGCCACGGGTCCCCAGAGCCGCAACCGGACCTTCGGAGAACTGGTGGGGAAGGGCCATACCGTGGAAGCCGCCCGGGACGCCCTCGGAGGCCAGGTCATCGAGGGGATGTTCACCACTGAGGCCGCCCTGGAATTGGCCGGGGAACACGGCCTCGACCTGCCCATCGCCGCCGAGGTCCAGCGCCTGCTGAACGGCGAGCCCCCCGAAGAAGCCGTCCACCGTCTGATGACCCGGTCGCTGAAGTCGGAGTAG
- the feoB gene encoding ferrous iron transport protein B produces MPTVALAGNPNCGKTSLFNGLTGARHHVGNWPGVTVEKRSGMVEVDGVSVEIVDLPGTYSLSAQSEDERIASSFLSQPGVDVIVNVLDASNLERNLYLTTQLLELRKPMVFALNMMDDAVRQGLEVDMEALSRLLGGRVVATVGNRKEGLDDLKAAILQAAQNSDPARDPTQGSPRVAYGDDIEGEVRKLAEEVRRDEKLTEHLSGRWWALRLLEGARDAVEQAEASHAGKAIRQQVEASRAFLEGHLGDDCPTLLAERRYGFARGLVAEVATRRNAKAERDLTDRLDSVLTNRVLGIPIFLVIMVAVYTLTFVIGKYPQDAIGAGMGWLHDTAAAHLPPGELTSLFVDGVIPGVGSVVVFLPSIMILMGCVSFLEDTGYMARAAFIMDRLMHLMGLHGKSFIPLVMGMGCNTPAIQATRTIEAKSDRFITILVAPFVSCSARLPVYILLAGAFFKPFQGALAVVAMHVLGFVVAIAAGKFLRVSFFRGENTPFVMELPPYRLPVLRTTALHMWEKGSVFLRKAGTVIFAGATLVWFLSNYPGLADRALTAERQTQKEAIQAQKLPEAEEKEKLDDLDFAYRGRIMNSSLAARFGKVLQPVFRPFLDPDRRRPEAWKDGVALTAGFVAKEIVVGTMAVVHQAKAEAPEGAETTPLQQSLRENSGMTPLTALAFMVFTLIYTPCLGTVGMILKETRSWAWTGFSVGYGIGLGWTLAWLTVVAGRALGFA; encoded by the coding sequence ATGCCGACCGTGGCCCTTGCGGGCAATCCCAACTGCGGAAAGACGTCTCTCTTCAACGGGCTGACTGGCGCGCGCCACCACGTGGGCAACTGGCCGGGCGTCACGGTGGAAAAGCGCTCGGGCATGGTGGAGGTGGACGGGGTCTCCGTCGAGATCGTGGATCTCCCCGGAACCTACTCCCTGTCCGCCCAGAGCGAGGACGAGCGCATCGCCTCCTCCTTCCTGTCCCAGCCGGGCGTGGACGTCATCGTGAACGTCCTGGACGCCTCCAACCTCGAGCGGAACCTGTACCTCACCACCCAGCTCCTCGAGCTGCGGAAGCCCATGGTCTTCGCGCTGAACATGATGGACGACGCGGTGCGCCAGGGCCTCGAAGTGGACATGGAGGCCCTTTCCCGGCTCCTCGGCGGACGCGTGGTGGCGACCGTGGGCAACCGGAAGGAGGGCCTCGACGACCTGAAGGCGGCCATCCTCCAGGCCGCCCAGAACTCGGATCCCGCGCGGGATCCGACCCAGGGATCGCCGCGCGTGGCCTACGGCGACGACATCGAGGGCGAGGTCCGGAAGCTGGCGGAAGAGGTGCGCCGCGACGAGAAGCTCACCGAGCACCTCTCCGGCCGCTGGTGGGCCCTCCGCCTCCTCGAAGGGGCCCGCGACGCCGTCGAGCAGGCCGAGGCCAGCCACGCCGGCAAGGCCATCCGGCAGCAGGTGGAAGCCAGCCGCGCCTTCCTGGAGGGCCACCTCGGCGACGACTGCCCCACCCTGCTCGCGGAGCGCCGCTACGGGTTCGCCCGGGGCCTCGTCGCGGAAGTGGCCACGCGCCGCAACGCGAAGGCCGAGCGGGACCTCACCGACCGCCTGGATTCCGTCCTGACCAACCGCGTGCTGGGCATCCCGATCTTCCTGGTGATCATGGTGGCGGTCTACACCCTGACCTTCGTGATCGGAAAGTATCCCCAGGACGCCATCGGCGCCGGGATGGGCTGGCTGCACGACACCGCCGCGGCGCACCTGCCGCCGGGGGAACTCACCAGCCTGTTCGTGGACGGCGTCATCCCCGGCGTCGGCTCCGTGGTGGTGTTCCTGCCCTCGATCATGATCCTGATGGGCTGCGTCTCCTTTCTGGAGGACACGGGCTACATGGCGCGGGCCGCCTTCATCATGGACCGGCTGATGCACCTGATGGGCCTGCATGGGAAGAGCTTCATCCCCCTCGTGATGGGCATGGGCTGCAACACGCCCGCCATCCAGGCCACGCGCACCATCGAGGCCAAGAGCGACCGCTTCATCACCATCCTGGTCGCCCCGTTCGTCTCCTGCTCCGCCCGCCTGCCCGTCTACATCCTGCTGGCCGGGGCCTTCTTCAAGCCGTTCCAGGGCGCCCTCGCCGTGGTCGCCATGCACGTCCTCGGGTTCGTCGTGGCCATCGCCGCGGGCAAGTTCCTGCGCGTGAGTTTCTTCCGGGGCGAGAACACGCCCTTCGTGATGGAACTGCCTCCCTACCGCCTGCCCGTGCTGCGGACCACCGCCCTCCACATGTGGGAGAAGGGGTCGGTCTTCCTCCGCAAGGCCGGCACCGTGATCTTCGCGGGCGCCACGCTGGTGTGGTTCCTCAGCAACTATCCCGGCCTGGCCGACCGCGCCCTGACGGCCGAGCGGCAGACGCAGAAGGAGGCCATCCAGGCTCAGAAGCTCCCCGAAGCCGAAGAGAAGGAGAAGCTCGACGACCTCGATTTCGCCTACCGGGGCCGGATCATGAACTCCAGCCTGGCCGCCCGCTTCGGCAAGGTCCTCCAGCCGGTGTTCCGTCCCTTCCTCGATCCCGACCGCCGGCGGCCCGAGGCGTGGAAGGATGGCGTGGCCCTCACGGCCGGATTCGTCGCCAAGGAGATCGTGGTGGGCACCATGGCGGTGGTCCACCAGGCGAAGGCCGAAGCTCCGGAAGGCGCCGAAACGACGCCCCTCCAGCAGAGCCTCCGCGAGAATTCGGGGATGACGCCCCTGACGGCGCTCGCCTTCATGGTGTTCACGCTGATCTACACGCCCTGCCTGGGCACCGTGGGCATGATCCTGAAGGAGACCCGCAGTTGGGCCTGGACTGGGTTCTCCGTGGGCTACGGCATCGGCCTGGGCTGGACGCTCGCCTGGCTCACCGTGGTCGCCGGCCGCGCCCTGGGGTTCGCGTGA
- the plsY gene encoding glycerol-3-phosphate 1-O-acyltransferase PlsY: MPLTLPSSPVLWCLAAFLSGSIPFGLLLVKLAGKGDVRTHGSGNIGATNVSRVGGKALGVVTLLLDVLKGFLPVFLAKKVGFGADALALFALAAVLGHVFTPWLKFQGGKGVATALGVIVAADPAMVLLPLGMFVFVLWLTRHVSLGSILAAAMVPVQLLRGLGEHPLPSAVSPLLPWAALALLVIWKHRENILRLQAGTESKLWGAAKEDVHVQG, encoded by the coding sequence ATGCCCTTGACGCTCCCGTCTTCCCCGGTCCTGTGGTGCCTCGCGGCCTTCCTGAGCGGCAGCATCCCCTTCGGCCTGCTGCTGGTGAAGCTGGCCGGGAAGGGGGATGTCCGGACGCACGGCAGCGGGAACATCGGCGCCACCAACGTCAGCCGCGTGGGCGGGAAGGCCCTGGGCGTCGTCACGCTTCTGCTCGACGTCCTGAAGGGATTCCTGCCGGTCTTCCTGGCGAAGAAGGTGGGCTTCGGCGCCGACGCCCTGGCCCTGTTCGCGCTGGCGGCGGTCCTGGGCCACGTCTTCACGCCGTGGCTGAAGTTCCAGGGGGGGAAGGGCGTCGCCACGGCCCTGGGCGTGATCGTGGCGGCGGATCCGGCGATGGTCCTTCTGCCCCTGGGGATGTTCGTCTTCGTCCTGTGGCTGACCCGGCACGTGAGCCTGGGGAGCATCCTCGCGGCGGCCATGGTGCCCGTCCAGCTCCTCCGGGGCCTGGGCGAACATCCCCTCCCGTCCGCCGTGTCGCCGCTCCTCCCCTGGGCGGCCCTGGCCCTCCTGGTGATCTGGAAGCACCGCGAGAACATCCTGCGCCTCCAGGCGGGGACGGAATCCAAGCTGTGGGGCGCGGCCAAGGAGGATGTCCATGTCCAGGGCTGA
- a CDS encoding CinA family nicotinamide mononucleotide deamidase-related protein, whose product MRIECIAVGTELLTTRRLDTNSVWLGERLAALGLGFHRKTAVGDDRQDLEALFREALTRSELIVITGGLGPTFDDFTKECFAQILGAELREDARSREDMLAFYAARKRVPAASNFKQALIPVGAEALPNPVGTAPGVWWEGPSGHPGVRIVMLPGVPREMKRMWETQVEPRLRALAGRPVHTLRLVVAGVPESTLDERIRPVRERHAHLEWTILASLTQVELLVRGPDAAALDVARADLEAVLGEDLACAGEGDLEDAVLDDLRARGETLAAAESVTGGLLAARITAIPGASEVFAGGATVYTSPAKAALAGLEPASLAAQGTVSEATTRALAEGIRVKLGATWGLGLTGNAGPTAESGEPVGSVFIALAGPEGTVAQHFNVPGDRADVRLRSVGWALDLLRRALRNG is encoded by the coding sequence ATGCGCATCGAATGCATCGCCGTCGGCACCGAGCTGCTCACCACGCGCCGCCTGGACACCAACTCCGTGTGGCTGGGAGAACGGCTCGCCGCCCTGGGACTGGGCTTCCACCGCAAGACCGCGGTGGGCGATGACCGGCAGGATCTGGAGGCACTCTTCCGGGAGGCCCTGACGCGGTCCGAGCTCATCGTCATCACGGGGGGATTGGGCCCGACTTTCGATGATTTCACCAAGGAGTGCTTCGCGCAGATCCTCGGCGCGGAGCTGCGGGAGGACGCCCGCAGCCGGGAGGACATGCTGGCCTTCTACGCGGCGCGCAAGCGCGTGCCGGCGGCCTCCAATTTCAAGCAGGCCCTGATTCCCGTCGGGGCGGAGGCCCTGCCGAACCCCGTGGGCACGGCGCCCGGCGTGTGGTGGGAGGGCCCCTCGGGGCATCCGGGCGTCCGCATCGTCATGCTGCCCGGCGTGCCCCGGGAGATGAAGCGGATGTGGGAGACCCAGGTGGAACCTCGGCTCCGCGCCCTCGCGGGGCGGCCCGTCCACACCCTCCGGCTGGTGGTGGCGGGCGTGCCCGAGAGCACCCTGGACGAGCGGATCCGCCCCGTCCGCGAGCGCCACGCCCACCTGGAATGGACCATCCTCGCCAGCCTCACCCAGGTAGAGCTGCTGGTCCGCGGCCCCGACGCGGCGGCCCTCGACGTGGCCAGGGCCGACCTGGAAGCCGTCCTCGGCGAGGATCTGGCCTGCGCAGGAGAAGGCGATCTGGAGGATGCGGTTCTGGATGACCTGAGGGCGCGGGGAGAGACGCTGGCGGCGGCGGAGAGCGTAACCGGCGGCCTCCTCGCCGCGCGGATCACCGCCATCCCGGGGGCGAGCGAGGTGTTTGCGGGAGGGGCGACGGTCTACACCTCCCCCGCCAAGGCCGCCTTGGCCGGGCTCGAACCGGCTTCGCTCGCCGCCCAGGGCACCGTGTCGGAGGCCACCACGCGCGCCCTGGCCGAAGGGATCCGCGTCAAGCTGGGCGCCACGTGGGGGCTGGGGCTCACGGGCAACGCCGGTCCCACCGCCGAAAGCGGCGAGCCGGTGGGCAGCGTGTTCATCGCGCTGGCGGGTCCGGAAGGGACCGTGGCGCAGCACTTCAACGTGCCCGGGGACCGCGCCGACGTGCGGCTCCGCAGCGTGGGATGGGCCCTGGACCTGCTGCGCCGGGCCCTGCGGAACGGCTGA